The genome window AGACATTGCCAGATCAGTTTGGCATTAACAATGTTACCGATGGATCAATCACCTGTCatttttatatacacattttatatacattagaCGAGGGGTCAGAAAACTATGGTCCAtggaccaaatctggcccaccatcTGTTTTTCTATGAACTGCAagctaagaatttttaaaatattctcagtggtttgaaaaaaatattttgtgacatgcgaaaactatatgaaatttaaatCCCCGTATCCATAAATGAAGTCTTATTAGGACATAGCCATGCTGATCTGTTTCCATATTAGCTATGTCTGGTTTTGCATTAAAATGTTGAGAAATTACACTAGCCACTGTATGGCCCACACAGCCTAAGACATttcctttacagaagaagtttgctgacctcttCACTAAATCCAAGTGGGACCTAAGAAGTACTAAAGTTTCCCACTACAGATTTTTTGTTTCTGGATATTAATACTGGGAGAAGGGTGATGCAACTGGGACAGTATTTGCAAGGATCTGGTAAGACAGAGACTAGAGAAGATAAATATGCGTGCTGCCTCAAATAGGATGTAAAAGCCTGGCAGAATCTGAGGGGTCTGATCCAACTAAGAAGGAGTTGGAGAATGCAGGGTTACATATACAATCCCAGCAGCAAAGACGACTCTTATTGAGCCACATAGGACCCTGGTGACCAATCCCAAGGAGCCTAGTGAGACTTGCTGGCAATGAGGTCTGTAAATGGCAGGCTGGCTGATCAGTACATGTGATACAGTGACAGTTCCCAATAATACCCCCTTCCTGTACTAGATATCCTCAAGTCATTTAGCATCCAGATTTATCCGGGCACCTCCAAAGTCTGAACTCTAAGAAATGGATCTGAAGGGAAGACTCTGGAAAGCAGGCCCCAGGTACACATTCTTCCCAAACAATAACATTTCAGTGAGAACTCAGAGCCAGGGGCAGAATTCAGAAGACTGCAGAACTACCCACGTTTTTCGAAATCAAAGATTGgtgaattttttattctttctgtttttgatcATTACCAGTGGGACAGGTGGAAGGTGGGATGATGGGTGGAGAACGGACTGGATAAACTCAAGGATGGAATGATCTGCCCTGGAAAGAGTTTATTCCTCCCAGACTTCCAGCTGTAGTGTATACCATTCCATGTGGATTTTGAACcagagtggggaaggggaaggtcaGCCTGAAACCCAGAGAGATTCCTTGACTGTGTGTTTAGCTTGAGAATTATGGTCAAGGTTTGCAGATGGCCAGCTCTCTTCCTGACATCCTACAGAGAGCCAGGCTTCATCTCTTATGGTTAGATGGAGCTTCTCCTGCCAGGGAAAATAAGAGTTGCTGGGAGAGTGCGATTTGCGTATTATATCTCTGAAAAACTTTCATAACTCCTGAGTACTAGAGGTAACCAAATTGCCTCAAGAAACTGGTAATACTGTTGCCTCTGGGGAGTGGAACCCCTGGTGGCTAAGGGTGAGAGGGAGCTTTTTTGTTCCTTCCCAGTGTGCCCCTTATATATGAAGGCAATCTGGGGCCAGGGATGGAGCAATTTCTTTACTCAAGACTATagggctgggaattccctggcggtccagtggttagggctctgtgctctcactgctgaaggcccgggttcagtccctagttggggaactaagatcccacaagctgcatggcactgccaaaaaaacccccaaaaaacaaaaaaaacaaaagactataGGGCTGAAGTGGGGACGTGGAAGAGGGATATAAAAATCAGAAGAGAGAAAAGTTGCAGTTGAGTGGAAAACCATGACCAAAAGGGGAATTCAAGGACAGCACACCAAAGTGGCCAAAAGCAGCTATTGGAGGGTGTGGTCCAGAACCAGAAAACAAAGCCCAGGGAAACAGAAGAGCAAGAGCAAACTGGAGAATAAACTGAGCGGTATCTGAGAAAAGTCAAGGACAAGGGCCTAGGGCATGATGGGTGGAACCCTGAGATTACAGGATCAAAAATCTCAAGAGGCCTAGGCAGCAAGGTGCAGGCCGGGCAAAATTCATGtcagaaataaaacagatttgGCGGGTAGACACATAAGGGGTACTGTTACATGAGAACTCTCTTGTCTGAGGACACTCTTTTGAGATTATGCTCTAAACTGGTGTGTAGAGATTCTGAGCAGCCATGTGTGAATGGTTTGCTCTGCATGAATATTTTTACTTCCCTCCAAACTTGAGGCTTCCTAGGGTTTATTATCATCTTATTGAATATTTTCTGAGAAGCCTTGCAAATGGGCAGTGGGTTCAGGTAGTGCAGTTCAACCTGACTACCGCCCAGGACATGATCTAAGGTAATAAGTTAAGTCCTTTTCATTACAGCTACTTGTAACAATTTGAATTCACCCTCCTGATTACCTGCTTCTGGTTGCTTTGTGTCCAAACCCTGTCTGGGACAACATGGCTTCCAGTACCCTACTCTCCAACATGGTCTTGGTCCAGCATCTTTGGCAGGGTCACTCCAGCCCTGTttacaggacaggaataaatctAGAAATAAGTTCTCTCAGGACCTCTGTGTTATCACAGATTGGAAATAATGCCTGTAGGTACTGTTGTGGGAACCTGGCCTGGGCATAGGGGCATACAATTCTGCAACAATTACCCCCTGGGCTGAGCAAGGATTAATATTGGTTCAGTCACCAAGTTGCCAGCTGTGGCGGCTTTCTTCCAGAAGTGCATTGTCCCTGTTGCAAAGGCCTCATGGGGAGCCCAGGGCCTTATCCGATGCAGGAAGATGTAATGATCCTGAGATGGAATGTTTAGAAATTGCTAAGTAGGCAGACGTTTGTGAGCTGTTGCTTGGTTTGAGAACTTTCCTGAACAATATCTTTTATTTGTGAGATAAGGTCTAAGTTTCAGAGTGCCTCAAAGCTGACAGGTATTAGTGGGAAACATGTTATTTTTTGAAGGTGATAGtgaaaagaactaaaaacagCTGTGTTGAATAAATGTTGGGCCTCTACTATCAACCAATACTGTTTACTAACTTACCAGTTAaataataggaatgtaaaaatccttGGGTTAAAACATAGACATTGGCCAATCCTGTGAAATGCTGTTGCTAATCATTTcccccacccaacacacacacacacacacacacacacacacacacacactcctccaCCAGGCGTTCTGAGATGTTTCCAGTCTATGTGGTATTACTTGGAACCCAATTGGGAAAAGTTCCATTCCATAAACCCTGGCAGAGAGCCAGAAAGAGATAAAGGAGTCTAAACTAGGAAGGACTGTTTTGAGGGTTTGATGAGAAAATTAGATAATCAAATAAGTAGGCTATTATAAACCTATCCACAGACTCGGGGGAAGCAATTTATAAACTACTAGCATAGAGTTGGGGGCGGAGGGAGGaagcaaatcatcccaaattattTATCTTCTGTATAACACCATTATCTTCCTCTTTGGACTTTGCTATTTCAGCCAACAGTGCCCTCATTTTCCTACTGATGGAGGTTCGGAGCCTCATGCTGTTCCACCTGCCTGGGAAGCAGGCTCTAATTTCCTAGCCTCCTTGTCTCATCCTTCCTTACGGATCCAGCCCAGGAACCACCTTATCCATGGAGTCCACCCAGCCCTTGGTGATCTTATTTCATAATGTCACACTGTCAGTGCTCAGCAGCGTTCCAAACACTGCAGGTGCTCAAAAAAAACACCTGACAAGTTTGATATTAGTTACTAAAAACAGGCTGCTGTGTGGGAATCAGCACGTAGGCAGCAGACTCCCTTAATTCAAGGTCTAGAGTGTCACCTTGTCTTCCTCCTCACATATCACAGCCTGGACCTGAGTGCCCTGGTTTCTATTTTCCAGGACCAGATCCTCCTCCTCCATCAGAGGGGATACACCCAAATGAGGGGGGGCGGGGTTCCAAAGCACAAGACTAGAATGAAACAAACCCAGGACTTCTGTGAGGGGTAGGTCTGTGAGAAGGTCAGGATGGGTGGCCAACCCCTGAGTTCTGAGGGGCTCCCACTGAGTCATTTGGGAGGGATCGGCCCTTAGCATTGCTCAGTATGTCAGTATGCCACTGCCTTCTGTACCATACCTCAGGCCCTGACTGTGAAGCAGGCTGGAACTGTAGGCCTTCTTTTGGGGTGCTCCCAGCAGAGTATGCCTCCCtgggcacagagagagagactcCAAGAGGTCCTGCTCCCACTTTTCATTCGTATGATCCCCTGAGGCAGAATACTGAGAACAAAGGAAGAGGACAGCCACAACAAGCTAAGGTCTGGACAGTGAAGAaaaaacttaaggaaaaaaaaaaaagaaaaaagaaaaatcaagcacAAGCAAGTACCAGAAGTCAACAGCCAACAGTTCTTCAAAGTTGTGGAGAACAGCAAGGAAGATGGCCCAAGAGTCCAGCAAAGAGTAAGTAGCAGGGCCATGACATGTAGAGAGGAGTCCTAAAGAAGCTGAAAATAGATGAGCAGCAAATGAAGGTGCCTAACCACCGTGAGGCAGCTTTCTAGTTTGGGTTCAGCTACCCCAGATTCCTTTCACCACGGTGCCTGAGCCGCCCTGCTGGGAAGGCTCGCTGAAGATGAAGTCTGCAGCAGCTAGCTGGAAGGATGGATTTTGGGATGGGATACAGGCAGAGGCATTTCCCCACCAGCTTCGCCCTGGAGATGACTCCATGGTTCAGAACTTGTTACTTTTTCCCTCACACATGAGCTATTTTTCCTAGTTTCCTTTGAATGATCAGACCGAAAGTCAAGTTTTCGAGGTTGAGGCTCATCCTTCAAAATACCCGATATAACTTTTGCAGATACCTTCCTCATATTCAAGTTTTCTTTCAGAATGAGCCTAACGGTTTCTTTATCTAAATTTAACTCTTCAGCCATCATCCTCACAGTTAACTGCCTATTCGAACAAACCAAGTCCTTGACCTTCTGGATATTTTCATCCGTCCGGTGGGTGACTGGACGACCACTTCGGGCATCATCTCGAATGTCTTCCCGCCCTTCTTTAAACCTTTTGTGCCAGTCGAAAACTCTGGCCCTTGACATGACTTCATTCCCATAAGCTTCTTTTAAAAGATGGTGGGTTTCACTTGCAGACTTGTTCAATTTCACGCAGAATTTGATACTAATCCTTTGTTCTAGATATCGGTCACTCATTTTGGCACTCAAATAACACAGGAACGTTAAAAGGCCACGACTGTGAGGGGAAGACAGAGGGACCAATCTCTATAGGGCTGCAGGTGGAATCATGTCGCTATTCTTGCCTCATCAGGGAAGAGTAATTGCTTTTCTGAGTTTCAGCCCCTCGGCTTCCAATCTAGAAGCTAACGGGGCCAAAGAGTAGCTGTAAAGCTGGGGAAAATGAAAGCTCCTACAACCCACGTCTGCGTCCAACTCCGCGGCACGGAGATCTGCTGGGGGTGTGCAAACCAGTTACGAAGGCCGTCCCGTTCCGCGGCCCTTAAGAGTCTATGGCGATTTCCGCAATAAAAGCCTATGTGGTGTTAATTTAAGCAAGCAAGAAGCGATGCACCGGTGATGTAACGTGCAAGCTCGCCCCAGATCTGCAGAAACCCACGCACGCCAAACCTACCGGACCTGCCCCGGGATCCGACGTTCTAGAGTCCGGGGAGACACGCCCGCACGCGCCATTCCCTCCACTCTCGGGGTAGGCCGTGCGCAGGCGCACTGCGGCAGCCTGGGCCAGGCcccgcctccgcctccgcctcGCCACGCCCGAGCAGGCGCGCTTCCTTGCGCGTGCCCGCCCGCGGAGAAGTCGGCGGaaaggagggggcgggggaggaaggcTGAGGGAAGAGAGGGCACCCCCGGGCGCCAGGGTGCATTGTGGGAAGGAGGCGGCAGCGTCCCGGGCGGGCGGGAGGTGCaccagcggcggcggcggcggtaaATCCTCCCGGCCGCTCACAGCACTGTGGAGCCGCATCCCCAGCCCGGCCTCGGACCGCGGCGCCCCTCCTGCCCCTCGCGGCTTCTCTcccgcccgcccctccccccggcGCGCCGGCCCTAACGAGCCGGCCGGCCGGCCTGGCTCCCCTCCCCGGCCCCGACGGGCGGGCGGGCTGCCCtgaggaggcggggaggggagggctgggccGGCCGGCGGGCAGACGACGATGCCGAACTTCTGCGCGGCCCCCAACTGCACGCGGAAGAGCACGCAGTCGGACCTGGCCTTTTTCAGGTTCCCGCGGGATCCAGCCAGGTGAGCGGTGGGCGCGGAGCTGGCAGCCCGGGCCCTCCTCCGCGATGCACGCTGCCAACCGCTGGCCCCGGGCAGGCGCCGGGGCTAAGAGGGGCATGGGGGGAGCACAATTGTCGACCCCAGCCCGGCCCCGAGGTGGGGAGCGGGCCTCTAGCCGTGGGCTGGCTGGCACTCGAGGGCCTTGGAGCACGTGCGCCCGCGGGGGCTCGGCGCGTAGGGCTCCACCCGAAATTAGAGGCAACTGGGGCGGCGCGGGCGGGGTAAGGGGGGTTCTCGCCCTGATTAGCTCCTGTGACCTCGGACAAGTCTCTGTcctctctgggctttagtttcCCCAGCTGTCAAAAGAGGGACTTGGATTCTATGGTTGTGGTCACCGGGGCCCTTCTACCCCCCGGACAGTGTTTCTTTTTGGAGTCCGGCCACCTTTGATCTCAAGTCAGGTCACAACTATTCCCTTCTTCGGACTTGTTCATGGTTCGGATTTTGGCTCTGACCGTTACTCATTATCTCACTTGGTTAATGTGGGGataacggggggggggggcgggggcggggtacGCGAGAGGGCATGGGAGTTGGTATTGAAACCTCTTCTCTGAGGTAACCCACACGCTCTGACTTGTATTTAGAGAGTGGTAGAGTAGGGGCTGTGTTTGAAAGGCTGAGGATTTTTTCCTTGGCATCccttgttgattcattcatttcagatcaacacctactgtgtgctagggcACTAACATTAGAGGTACCGGAAATTCACAGTGAACGAGGTAGCGTTGCTGCCTGCAGAAAGCTTACAGTCCATTAAGGAGGCAGATGTGTAAGCAGGCGATTATAATATAGTATGCTGTTTATTAGTTCTGCAAATATCTATGGAAGGCCTACTAGGTACTAGGCATTATTCTGAGCACTGGGAGGGTACAGATGAATAAATCGAAGTCCttgctctcatggagtttacGTTCTAGTggggggaaataaataaatataccttGTGTCAGATGGTGATAAATACTATGGAGAAAAAGCAGGTGTTTGACGGGGGGTAGGGTAGGGGAATAGGAGTAGCAGGGGAGGCACGATTGCTATTTTAAATAGGATtatcagagaaggcttcactAAGAGGGTGTATTTGAGCAAAGACCAGAAGTAGGTAAGGGGGTCAGCCATGGAGGTATCTAGGGGAAGAGCATTTCAGTCTCTGGAAACAGTAAATGCACAGGCAGGGCATGCTTGTTAGAGGTACAACCAGAAGTCTGGTTGGACTGCTAAAGCTGGtttaaggaaggagggagaagaaaggatgagaccagaaaaatgtgtgtgtgtgtatgtggtaggGGCAAATTGTGTAGGCCATTGTAAGCAGTGGAAAGCACTATGGTatttatactgagtgaaataggAAGTCGTGGAAGGGTTTAGAGGGGAGAGACCGTATACTTTAAACAGGATCATTGGGTACTTGTTAAATACATAGGGAGGCAGAGGTGAGAACAGAAAGGCCAGTTAAAGGCAATTGCGATAATCCAGGTTAATAGAGGAGGAGGTGGTAAGTAGTTGCatttgagatatattttggaagGTGAAACCAACAGGATTTGTTAATGGTGTAGATGTAGGTTGTAAGAGAAAAACTGAAGTCAAGAATGACTCTAAGATTTTTAATCTGAGCCTTTATTGAGCTGTGGAAGACAGGGAGGAGCAGATTTGATGGAGGAATGTTAAAAGTTTGGTTTAGGACATGTGAAGTTTGAGAGGCCTGATAGACATTCAAGAATAGATGTCTTCATACTATATACATCAGTGAACTCAGAATGGTCCATATTTAGATCAATGATCTAAATatttaagagctaaaaccataaaaagaTATACAAGTCAGGAATTTAGAGACTTCCAGACTGGAGATTGTAAATATGGGTGTTCTCAATTTATAGAGGGTATTTAAAACCGTGGAACCAGGTAAATAAAGCAGAGTAGGTATGAGGATTGAGCCCTGGGGTGTTCCTAGTGTTTAAAGTTCAGGGAGATGAGGAACTAGCTCAAGAGAGTGAGGAGGAATAGCTGTTGGGTTCTGTGGGAGCAGAGAAGAGGAGCATCTTAATCTGACTGAGCCTCACTCCATTCAGCATTATCTTCCTTTGAGCCAAATTGGGAGTATATTTCACTTGCATAATGAGGGCACCACTAGTCAATTCTGGACCACAGGTTGTTCATGTTCATAGATAGTGAATACTCTTTTCATTATACTTCTTAGTCAGGGAGTATGTCCTTTAGGGGCTTACAGTCTCAGATTTGGAAGGAGTTTTTAGATCTAGTGCAGTATCCTTTGAAGTGTCAGAATTCCCTCAAGAATAGTGGCTTTTAAACCTTTTTTGGGTCTCTGTTCCCTTTGGGAATCTAATGTAAGGACCGTTGAGAAAAGAGATCGACACAATTTCATATCAAATTTTTTATGGACCCTCTAGGGATCCTGTGCATTTCTGACAGGTGAGCCTTTGCTAAAACACCTCCAGTGCCAGTTTCTCTGCTTTGTGAGGGGATACTTGAGGATTCTGGACAGCATTGGctattgtttcttccttttattgaGTGGAAATGTGCCTCGCTATAATTTATGCTTGGGGGGTCCTAGTTTTGTTCTTAGGGTGACAATGAACAAAGCtgttccctgttttattttatttttaaattttattattttattttattttatttatttttggcctcgccgtgcagcatgcgggatcttagttccccaactagggatcaaacccgtgccccctagagtggaagtgtggagtcttaaccactggaccgccaaggaggTCCCCGGTGCCCTTTTTATGTAAGAGCCCCTTGAGTATTTCAAGACCAAATTATGaacttctcttaatttttttaaaaaaaatctttattgggcttccctggtggcacagtggttaagaatccgcctgccaatgcaggggacacgggttcgagccctggtcagggaagatcccacatgccgcgaagcaactaatcccgtgagccacaactgctgagcccgcgagccacaactactgaagcccacacctagagcccatgctccgcaacaagagaagccaccacaatgagaagcccgtgcaccgcaacgaagagtagccccgactctgcaactagagaaagcccgtgcccagcaatgcagcctaaaataaataatgcagcctaaaataaatcaatgcagcctaaaataaataaataaaataagtaaatttattttaaaaaaatctttattgagatattcacataccatacaattcacccatttaaagtgttcaattcagtggcttttggtATGTTaccattattaatttttaaattttttgataaaaatatactgtcgtcccttggtatctgcaggggattaattccaggacccccccccccccgtggataccaaaatccatggatgctcaagtcccttatataaaatggcagtagtataacataaaatttgccattttaaccattttttaaaaaccatttttgaGTGTATAATTCTGTGGCATTAGTTACATTCACTATGTtctgcaatcatcaccactatctatttccacAGCTTTTTCATTACCCTGAGCAAAAACtaaccattaagcaataactcctcaTATCCCAGTCAACTTTTCAGTCTCCATGAATTTGTCTGTTTTAGGTACTTTTTACTCATACTATGAGTGGCATCATACAATAAtagtccttttgtgtctggcttattttacttaacaatgTATTAAAGGTCTTAACTTTTTTCTGAACCAAAGGTCAATACTACAGGATTTCAAATTCTACTGaatttgacagtttttttccaCTGTGCCCAGAGTTAATTATAATAAAGGAGTACAGTAGTTTCCAGAGTTGTTTATTGAATTAATAACAGTATTCTTAGGGTTAGTGATtataactagtttttttttttttctgtaaatgggTTGTAGGGAGGGTTGATGAAAGGTGACATTGCCGCCCTACCTATTATTCAAAAGTTAACTCACATTGTTAACTAACAATAAAGATAAGTATATTTAATGCTATTAAATAGTACATTTCCCATTTCATCATATTTATAAATGCCTTGCACACTTTTAGAAACAGCTATTTAGAGGTAACTTAAAAGTCAAGAGTGTAATCAATAAACGGCACTATGTGGAATTTCATACCCTAATATCTCATATTGGTTTAGAAAAAGTGGCattaatgtactttttaaaaaatataaaataatagaatcAACTCACCTTAGGGCAGTGGCAGGGAGATAGATTACCTAaagttaaagttttaaaaaaaaaatgcctaaatCATGATTGCCCCAGGATGGCTTGACTAATGCCCAAGCTTGGCAGGAACCTGGGGGCGGGTCACAGTGGAACTCATCCCCAGACCAGGTAAAGGTAGAGCTAATGAATTGCTCTTATTATTAGAGAGAGTTGGGCAGCTGAAgggctcttcttcctcctcaggcAGTTAGTACTGACTCATCCCTGAGGTAGTGAGGTCTTTTCCAAGTTTCTCTGGTAATTTAATCAAAGTTAATTGAGAGTTGATGTACTCtaagatgtaaaatgtaaaacgGTGGTTTCCCAGGCACTTGTGAGGGTCTCCAAGACCCTTTCAAGGAGTCTACAGGTAAAAACTACTTCATAATAACACTgatattatttgcttttttcatgCTCATTCTCTCAGGAGTGTACAGTAGAGTTTTTTAGGGGCTACGTAACATGAAATCACTGCTcagataaattatattttgtgttCTATAAAATTTTCTAAGTATGATTATTCAGATGCAGGTGTTTGGTAGAGATTTTCttggaaatgaacaaaataagccTGCCACTTCAAGGAAAGCAACTGACAGCCAAGCATTCaaggaaaaattagaattttggaaaatttatatTCATCACTTTGAGCTTGACAGCTCTCTAATATTTAGACTTTTCTGATGCAATCTGTGGTGATATTGATAAATGTGacttttaatatattgtataatgaaatgtgttACCATTCCGATGGTCTGCCTAACTCAAACTGATAAATTCATGATTTTACAAAGACATGCATGGATAAAAGTTCTATTCAAAGTGCAAGTTAGACTAATGGATTTTAATGAAACAGTGTGAAAAGGCTCATTCGtctggtttcagattccacattgcagcTAATCTTTAAGAAACCACCGCTTGTGGACTTCCAGTGCCCTATCAAAGAACATCCACAATTATATGGGAAACAGAGGAATATTGTAATAACCTTTTAAACTGCATGTCATTGAGGAGTCATTGTCTTTGGTTGAA of Balaenoptera ricei isolate mBalRic1 chromosome 8, mBalRic1.hap2, whole genome shotgun sequence contains these proteins:
- the GVQW3 gene encoding protein GVQW3, whose translation is MSDRYLEQRISIKFCVKLNKSASETHHLLKEAYGNEVMSRARVFDWHKRFKEGREDIRDDARSGRPVTHRTDENIQKVKDLVCSNRQLTVRMMAEELNLDKETVRLILKENLNMRKVSAKVISGILKDEPQPRKLDFRSDHSKETRKNSSCVREKVTSSEPWSHLQGEAGGEMPLPVSHPKIHPSS